The Helianthus annuus cultivar XRQ/B chromosome 16, HanXRQr2.0-SUNRISE, whole genome shotgun sequence genome includes a window with the following:
- the LOC110919523 gene encoding leucine-rich repeat extensin-like protein 3 — protein MRTLLLFLSLRSLLLRFPLTLAYTLQAVGLRCYATDSDDDTAMSAAPSPPHELEPGLELDFVLVDQPDIAPVDPEPIPDPEPLPDHDPIPFGIPDIAPLRPDPVPAPVDPPIIEPLIPPLAPAPANVAPFHPAESDVYRVDLPIVFLQDIPAPVQGKDELLYSLQLRFEVMRRRVLELESIPRPLPCPCQSTFVPPHSSPPPFARPPAPLTPFPEFDARFLTIEQQVRYLLRHVHKLEEELAHVLSLIFLPPPPPPSVQ, from the exons ATGAGGACGTTGTTGCTATTCCTCTCCTTGAGATCCCTGTTATTGAGATTTCCTCTGACTTTAGCTTACACCTTGCAGGCAGTTGGATTGCGATGTTATGCcactgattctgatgatgatacTGCCATGTCAGCTGCACCATCCCCTCCACACGAGCTTGAGCCTGGTCTTGAGCTAGACTTTGTTCTTGTCGATCAGCCTGATATAGCACCTGTTGATCCTGAGCCGATACCTGATCCTGAGCCTTTACCTGATCATGACCCTATTCCTTTTGGCATACCTGACATTGCACCCCTCAGACCTGACCCAGTTCCTGCACCCGTTGACCCTCCTATTATTGAGCCACTCATTCCTCCACTTGCACCTGCACCCGCTAATGTTGCTCCTTTTCACCCTGCGGAGTCTGATGTTTATCGTGTCGATTTACCAATCGTTTTCTTGCAGGACATACCCGCAcccgtccaggggaag GATGAGTTACTTTATTCGCTTCAGCTTCGATTTGAAGTCATGCGTCGCAGAGTCTTGGAGCTTGAGTCGATACCGCGTCCCTTACCGTGTCCTTgtcagtctacttttgttccccCTCATTCATCACCGCCTCCTTTCGCACGTCCACCTGCTCCTCTTACTCCTTTCCCAGAGTTTGATGCTCGATTCCTCACCATCGAGCAGCAGGTCCGTTATTTGCTTCGTCATGTGCACAAACTCGAGGAGGAGC